One genomic segment of Huiozyma naganishii CBS 8797 chromosome 8, complete genome includes these proteins:
- the AFR1 gene encoding Afr1p (similar to Saccharomyces cerevisiae AFR1 (YDR085C) and YER158C; ancestral locus Anc_8.217): protein MSVSNGDKGNLVETRRLSPSNGNVTVNFMQRRKPQKDLHLESGEQFTPKSDQRSVFDTSFKCAAHCENGPFAHNCSKDDSGTSSISTYASNVDRTQDTEATSVSDAAFWLPNAKSDVVPIINNHPKFKSAQVKKNLFTRKTSQRSSKESKASSRDSHNSIKRTRSLFGLDLFFFNKKAKPKAKILPQSKPLPLYDEIVPIKEEFQTLFDVTEEVDRTKNDMLVDLAGTFDNLLLHAYHDEIPKPLPRIVDDEHLPENQVHEEESLTLEDNSSIIDSDILSNFSKLGKMISMNQPPPRSERRPRLLNKVHLKSFYYNRGNSRSDIFQRLYAEHDNVLVDVPVNETDSVPASSQRHSTRKTVEFANTVFLSETWSPEEYNRCDGMFFRNEEAVFTDTRFAQPIKRELNLYKKTEMTVHEGSMENVQYFE, encoded by the coding sequence ATGTCAGTAAGTAATGGCGATAAGGGCAATCTCGTCGAAACTCGTCGATTATCACCCAGCAATGGTAATGTGACGGTAAACTTCatgcaaagaagaaaaccgCAGAAAGACCTTCATTTAGAGAGTGGTGAACAATTCACCCCCAAAAGTGACCAGAGATCTGTGTTTGATACCAGCTTTAAATGCGCCGCTCATTGCGAAAACGGACCTTTTGCCCACAACTGTTCGAAGGATGACTCAGGTACTTCTTCGATTTCAACATACGCTTCGAATGTTGATCGCACGCAAGATACGGAAGCCACATCTGTCTCAGATGCAGCATTTTGGCTGCCAAACGCAAAAAGTGATGTTGTCCCAATTATTAATAATCATCCTAAGTTCAAATCTGCTCAAGTTAAAAAGAACCTTTTCACAAGGAAAACGTCACAgcgttcttcaaaagaaagCAAAGCGTCCTCTCGAGATTCCCATAACTCAATAAAGAGAACACGCTCTTTATTTGGATTAgatttatttttcttcaacaaaaagGCTAAACCGAAGGCAAAAATTCTTCCTCAATCGAAGCCGTTACCTCTGTACGACGAAATTGTACCTATTAAAGAAGAATTCCAAACTTTGTTCGATGTAACTGAGGAAGTAGACCGCACAAAAAATGATATGCTCGTCGATTTAGCTGGTACGTTCGATAACTTACTGTTACATGCTTACCACGATGAAATACCCAAACCGTTGCCGCGCATTGTCGATGATGAACATTTACCCGAGAATCAAGTCCATGAAGAAGAGTCACTCACGTTAGAAGATAATTCGTCAATTATAGATAGTGATATACTATCAAACTTCTCTAAACTAGGTAAAATGATCTCAATGAATCAGCCACCTCCAAGATCGGAGCGTAGACCGCGGCTGCTCAATAAAGTTCACTTAAAGTCGTTCTATTACAATAGAGGCAATTCCCGTTCTGACATATTCCAGCGGTTATATGCAGAACACGATAATGTACTAGTTGATGTCCCCGTTAATGAAACTGATAGTGTTCCTGCTTCATCTCAGAGACACTCTACTAGGAAAACGGTAGAATTTGCTAATACCGTCTTTCTCTCTGAGACATGGTCTCCAGAAGAGTACAACAGGTGTGATGGTATGTTCTTTCGAAATGAAGAGGCAGTATTTACTGACACGAGATTTGCCCAGCCTATCAAACGGGAACTGAACCTGTATAAGAAAACGGAGATGACAGTACATGAAGGCTCAATGGAGAATGTTCAATATTTTGAGTAA
- the SSS1 gene encoding translocon subunit SSS1 (similar to Saccharomyces cerevisiae SSS1 (YDR086C); ancestral locus Anc_8.220), producing the protein MAGEKGSEKQLLDTPLEFIRDGNQFLKKCKKPDTKEYFKIIRAVGIGFIAVGLIGYAIKLIHIPIRYVIV; encoded by the coding sequence ATGGCAGGTGAAAAGGGCAGTGAGAAACAACTATTGGATACTCCATTGGAGTTTATCAGAGATGGTAACCAATTCCTAAAGAAGTGTAAGAAGCCCGACACCAAAGAGTACTTCAAGATCATTAGAGCCGTGGGCATTGGTTTCATCGCCGTCGGTCTGATTGGTTATGCTATCAAATTGATCCATATTCCTATCAGATACGTTATTGTGTAA
- the RRP1 gene encoding Rrp1p (similar to Saccharomyces cerevisiae RRP1 (YDR087C); ancestral locus Anc_8.221) has product METSNFVKQLSSNQRTVREKSLEALEKLISEDKLKNAKQFQFDKLWKGLYYAMWFSDKPRPQQRLANKLGELYMLCFHATDNKKQGELTENDKTFIKLSRAFWKVICIEWFNIDRYRLDKFYLLIRRVLFNQLKYLMSREWNEQLVDRYIEKVLGSIPLSGDSKVYNGVPLHIMDIFFDEWERVYTDRNDEFDEDEGEVDPEQLKEWVQTTPLEKFMQIFVKLNADTNTSKTLRVKIRKELLTDSRLKQWGINPVHSSTSEESAEESDKEEAEEEEEEWKGF; this is encoded by the coding sequence ATGGAGACCTCAAATTTTGTCAAACAATTGTCCTCAAACCAAAGAACGGTGAGGGAGAAATCCCTGGAGGCGCTAGAAAAGTTGATCAGCGAGGACAAACTCAAAAACGCAAAACAATTCCAGTTCGACAAACTATGGAAGGGTTTGTACTACGCAATGTGGTTTAGCGACAAGCCAAGACCACAACAGAGACTCGCAAACAAATTGGGTGAACTTTATATGCTGTGCTTCCACGCGACAGATAATAAAAAGCAAGGCGAACTTACCGAGAATGACAAGACGTTTATCAAGCTAAGTAGAGCCTTTTGGAAGGTTATATGCATAGAATGGTTCAACATCGACAGATACAGATTGGATAAATTTTATTTATTGATTAGAAGAGTTCTCTTCAATCAATTGAAATACCTGATGTCAAGAGAGTGGAACGAGCAGTTGGTCGACAGGTACATCGAGAAGGTGTTGGGGTCTATCCCATTGAGTGGTGACTCTAAAGTGTACAACGGTGTTCCGCTACATATCATGGACATCTTTTTTGATGAGTGGGAGAGAGTCTATACAGATCGCAACGATGAAttcgacgaggacgaagGGGAAGTTGACCCTGAACAGTTGAAAGAATGGGTACAAACGACACCATTGGAAAAATTCATGCAGATCTTTGTGAAACTCAACGCTGACACAAACACGAGCAAAACGTTAAGAGTCAAAATCAGAAAGGAACTGCTGACCGACTCCAGGTTGAAACAATGGGGTATTAACCCTGTGCATTCGTCCACCTCGGAAGAGAGTGCCGAGGAAAGtgacaaagaagaagcagaggaagaggaagaggaatgGAAGGGCTTCTAG